From Alloacidobacterium dinghuense:
TGAGCCCTGGAATTCAATTTCGTAGCGGCCACGGGTCATGACAGCGAATAGGCCATATTGATTGGCAATCCGAAATGGTTCAAGTGCCGCAATCGGCGCCGATGGTAACGGAGCTTGACGCCACAGCATGTGGATGAGTTCGGCTGTTGTGACGTAGAACACCCATGTGAGGAAGACTGCGCTCATGGCGAGTCGGACTGCTGAAGCATGTTTCCGCCAGCTTTTCTTAAGTGGAGCAGGCTTTGGTTCCGATGGCGCGTCGCTTGCGGTCTCCGGCAGAGGCAAGAGGTCCTTTGCCTGAGTCTGTTCCAGGGGAAGATCTGGTTCGGAATTGAATAGTACAGGTCGGAATCGTTGCGAGAGAATGCGCACGATACATTGATCGTCGAGGAGCAAGAAACCCTGCGACAGAACCAGATAGTTCAGGAAGGTGTAATTCGCCGTTGCGATCACAACGATTTGCCAAGGTGTGACGATGAAGAAGCAAGCAATACGAAATCGCCGCGGGAGGAAAAACAGGAAGACGAGTGCCAGTTCCATCGTGAGTGTTGCGCCGACCGTGAAGGCGTGAAACCAATGCGGCAGATGTTGCAAATACCAGCCGATCCAAGTGGGCAGCGGGCCATTCTGGTAATACTCATCCATCGCGGTGAAGTGGCGCCACTCCTGGTCGCCACTCAGAAGCTTTACCAATCCGGATTCAAAGTAAATGCGAAACCACTCCCACAAGAGCAGGAAGAGGCTGGCCCGGGATGGAGCGGACACCATTCCGAGTCCGGGCCAGAAACCTCGCGGCGCGAAAAAAAGCGAGATGAAGCCCGCCTCGAGTAGCATTCCATCGGACTGATAGTTGGAGAAATCACCGGCGGCACTGACGAAGGAAAGGAAGCAGGCGAAGCAAACCAGCAAGGTGAGGCGCGGCCAGACATTGATGGTGACGAGCAGGGAGGCGATCAGTCCGGTGACCGTGACGCCGATGAGTGCATGGTTGCTGGTTGAAAACCAGAAGAGGGTAGGCGCAAACCAGAAGCGTGTAAGTCCGGGCAAGGAGCGATCTACGGCCTGCAGGTATTGTTGAGCTGGCAAAATACCTTCCGGTCCGATGAGACCACGTATTTGAAAAACCAATGAATAAAAGGCTGAGAAGTAGATCAGTCCGAGAGCTCGGAGGAATATCCAGCGCGGAATGAGGTGGCTGGTCCTGCGTGAGTCGTCTGGCTCAGTTGACTCGGTCTCCGGACCGAAGATTCTTTGCAGGATAGAACTACTCCTTATCATAGATGTTGGACATGATAGCTGTTTCGGTATGTTGCCTGCTCTCAAAGTAGACTGTTGATCGGAATATGGTGGTCGAGAAGCAAACGCGAGCAAATCTTGAACGAGAGATGAAAGAGGCAGGCGATGCAGCCCGGGCCCTGCAAGTGGCGCGCTATTTTAAAAGCGGCAAGGGTGAGTACGGCGAAGGCGATGTCTTCTTAGGGATTCCAGTTCCTGCCATGCGCAGAATTGCGTTGAGACATCGCGCACTTTCTCTGCCTGATTTGCAGAAGCTGCTCAATTCGAGAATCCACGATTTTCGCGCGGCGGCACTTGAGATTCTCGTCATACAGTATGCGCGCGGCGATGAGAAGCAACGCAGGGTGATCGTCGACTTTTATTTCAAGAATACGAGTCGAATTAACAACTGGGACTTGGTGGATGCTTCAGCTCGCCCCATTCTCGGAGAGCACCTGAAAAGCCATCCACGAAAGATCCTGCGCAAGCTGGCGAAATCGGCCAGTTTGTGGGAGCGGCGTATCGCAATGGTCTCTACCATGACACTGGTGTGGGCAGGGGAGCTAGACGATGCTATGGAGATGGCTGAGATGCTGCTCGATGATGGGCATGACCTGATTCATAAAGCAGTGGGATGGGTATTGCGCGAGGCGGGTATCAAAGATAGGGCGCGATTGATTCAGTTTCTGCGGACGCACTATGCGAAGATTCCCCGAACGACGTTGCGCTACGCGATCGAGCATTTTCCTGTTGCGCAGCGTAAGAAGATGCTTGCAGGCATGTTTGATTTCACTTGAAACTTCGACCAATCTGTCACTCGATTACTTTGGTTTGCCTACTTATTAAGTCGGAACTATCCAATGTATAAGACCCTTTATATTCTTTGAGTGGCAGCCAATCCTAATTATGGGAAGATGAGCTTGCGCGAATCCGCTTTGGTCAGTGTGGTGATTCCAACGTGTAAACGTCCACACCTGGTAGCGCGTGCTGTGGAGAGCGCTCTCAGGCAGAGCTATTCCCCAATTGAAGTTTTAGTGGTGGTTGATGGTCCGGATGTAGAAACGGCTCGGGCCTTGGGCGGAATCGAGGATGCGCGCCTTAGAGTAATTGTGCTCGAAGAAAATGTAGGTGGCTCGGATGCGCGGAATCTTGGTGTGCGTGAAGCATGCGGCGAATGGGTGGCTTTTTTAGATGATGACGATCAATGGATGCCAGAAAAGATCGAGAAGCAAGTGGATGCTGCTTGGGATGTTCTGCTTCGCCATCCGGTCATTAGCTCCAGGTTACGTGCTTATGGTCCTGACGGAGATCAGGTATTGCCGCGTCGGCTCTACGCCACCGGCGAGAACATGGGAGAGTATCTCTTTTGCCGGGATAGCTTTTTTTATGGCGATGGAATGTTACAAACTTCGACGCTCCTAGCGAAGCGAAGCCTATTGTGCGAAGTCCCTTTTGTAAGTGGGCTGAAGCGACATCAGGACTGGGACTGGTTGTTAAGGGTTGCCGCACGACCCGATGTGGAGATCGTCATGCTTCCCGAGGCGCTGACTCTTATGCGTACCGGCGGTCAAGGTGAAAGCGTGAGTCAAGGCACAGATTGGAAAACATCCCTTGCCTGGGCTAAGCAGGTTCGTCCCACGATGAGTGCCCATGCCTATTCATTTTTCATTGCGACTGAATGTGCCTCTCGGGCACGTAAATGTCGAGCGGGGCCGTTTGTACAAGGGCAACTGTTTTGGGAATTCCTTTGGAACGGCCGATTCGGCTTAAAGCAGTTTGTGATCTTTATGTCGTTTTGCTTGTTGCCGGAAAACCTACGCCATAAACTGCGCAGCCTTAGACAATGAGCAGATCTAAGACCAGCAGATCCAGGGAATAAATGGGGAGATTTTAAGCGGATATGAGTGTGCACACTATGCTGTTTCTGCAAGCGACGCAGGAAACTGCTGTTCGACTGGAGCCATCGTGTCTGGATCGTATGGCAGAGCTTTTGGCAGGGGTCCGTGATAACGGGGGGCGGGTATTTTTTCTAGGAACCGGAGGTGGCGCAGCGAATGCCAGCCATGCTGTCAATGATTTCAGGAAGATCGCCGAAATAGAGTGTTATGCGCCAAGTGACAATGTTTCGGAGTTGACTGCGCGTACGAACGATGATGGTTGGGAAACTTGTTATGCCAACTGGCTGCGCGTTAGCAAGCTGAATGCGCGCGATGCTGTAGTAGTGTTTTCCGTTGGGGGCGGCAGTATTGCGCACGGTATCAGTCTTAACATTGTGCGTAGTGTTGAGCTTGCGACACAAGTAGGAGCAAAGGTTCTCGGGGTTGTAGGACGAGATGGAGGCTATACCGCCCAGGTGGCGGACGCGTGTGTCATCATCCCCACAATCGTCGAAGATATGGTCACACCACTTGTTGAAGCCTTTCAGGCCGTCGTGTGGCATCTTATTGTTTCCCACCCGCGGCTCAAGGTGAACAGTACCAAGTGGGAGTCAACACTGGTTTCAGCATGAGGCGTGCAGTATTTCTTGATCGCGACGGAGTCTTAAACAGCAATATCTGGAATCCGGCAACGGGTGCATATGAATCGCCGCTGAGGCCCGAGCAATTCGAACTCCTTCCGAAAGTGATTTCTGCATTGCATTTACTGCAGGATGACGGCTATCTCTTATTCCTTGTTTCAAACCAGCCCAACTATGCCAAGGGTAAGGCGACCATGCGTACGCTTGACGCGATTCATAGACGCCTTGAGACCGCTATGCTTGAGGCTTGCATTTCATTCGCCGCCTATTACTACTGCCTCCATCATCCTTTGGTAACTGGGGATTGCTTTTGCCGGAAGCCGTCGCCATATTTCCTTCTAAAGGCGCGCGATTTGTTTGCGCTTGATCTCCGACAATCCTGGATGATTGGCGATCGCCAAACGGATATCGAGTGCGGGCTGGCGGCAGGGGCGCGAACTATCGGAATAGGCGCGCTATTTCCGCCAGCAGCAGAGGCGGATCATATTGCCGCTGACCTATGGCAGGCAGCGCAAATCATAGTGCGCGATCTAAACAGCTAGTATCGTGGCTTCTTTCCGGATGTCGATTTGATAACCAGCAGCGCACGCGTCACGATAAAACATACGGACTGTTTCCTGGGAAAAGGTATCGAGATTTTTGCCGATGAGGCTGAGTTTGCCGAGCATCTCTGGGAGCAAAGTGATAATGTGGCAACCTATGTCTTCTGCCTGAAATATATTCAGCACTTCGCGCGGGCTTGCCCACAGGAGTTCTACATTCCGTAGCGGTTCCAGCATTCGAACCGCATCTCGCATGAGAGGTGCCGGGTTAATGCCTGTATCAGCGATACGCCCAGCGAAGACAGAGATGATGGTGGGCGTGTCTGGATCCAAGCAGTCTGCCACACGTTCAATCTGTGCCAGCGTGAAGAGCGCCGTGACATTCAGCGCCACACGGCAGCGGGAGAGCCGGCGCAATGCCGGTCCTGTAAATGCGCCCCATGTGTTCGTAACGGGCATTTTTACATTTACATTTGGCCCCCAGGCGGAGATAGTTAGCGCCTGTTCCTCCATGGTCTCGGGATCGTCAGCTAGCACCTCAAAAGACACAGGGCGGTCCGGAATCACCTTGAGGAGCTCTCTGGCAAACGCTTCGTAGTCGACAACCTGCGCCTTGCGCATAAGTGTCGGATTTGTTGTGAATCCCTTGATGCGCGGATCTGCCGACCATGTGATTAAACTGCCGAAGTCAGCTCCATCACAGAATAATTTGACGCGTAGTTGATCGATTTCAGGCATGTATTCTCGTTTGTTTATGGGGTGTTAAGTCTGCGATTCGATGGTGAGTGGATCGCACGCGGGCTTAAGAGAAGATGGCAGGGAACCATGTTTCTGGCCGAAACTTGTGAACGACAAGGTGCTATCTCTTCCAGCGATACGGCCATAGAGGAAACGTTGCCTCATTACGAGGTAGACGAAGTGTGGGTTACCGATCAGATATCTGCGCCAGAGACGCCTGGGTTCATGTATCAGGCGGTAAAGCCACTCCAAACCCAACCTATGGGTCCATCGTGGTGCACGTCTCCGTAGACCGCATTGGGTATCGAAGGCAGCTCCGACTGACATGGCTGCTCCAATTGGAAGCGTGGAGCAGTTTTCGTGCATCCATATCTCCTGTTTGGGAGCTCCAAGCGCCACAAACAAAAGATCTGGTGCGGCTTCCGTGATGAGCTGGCGAATATGAGCGCACTCCATTGAGTCGCGCTCAAATCCTAAGGGAGGGCAATATGTACCGGCTATCGACAGGGCTGGATAACGCCGCTGCAATTGTCTAGAAGCTAACGCTGCGGCCTCAGGCAACCCTCCGAGAAAGAAAACTCTTAAACCATATCGTGCGGAATCGCGGCAAAGGATCTCCATGAGCTCGCCTCCCGGAACGCGGCTCGTCAACTTCCCTCCGAGAATTTTGGATGCAAGCACGACGGAAATACCATCCGGAACATTCAGCGCAGATGCATGCAAGGCTTCGAAGAGGCGGTCATCTTTCTGCGCTACAGTGATCAATTGTGCGTTTGGGCCCATAACGAGAAATGGCGCTGCGGAGGAACGCCGCCGAAGCGCATCGATGATTTGTTGGGAGGCCTCCTCCATTGTCAGGCAATTGACAGGGACACCGGCGATCGGGCATCGGGGTTGTGCGGGGAATGGCCTCGAAAGCTTCTTCCGGCTCTTGACCTCTATATCGAAGAATCTGCTCAGACTCATGGCCAAAAGACTTCCTTTCTGCGATAGAAAAACTCGGGAGAAACTCCATTCGCCACGCAGGTATTCGGAAACAATTCGTCTTTCACACGTTGGGCAAAATAGGCAGGCGAAGCAAGAAAGGAGAGGACAAGCGCCATAAAGGCTCCTCCATAGTGCTTTGCACCAAGGTTCATATTTAAGCATCGAAGCTGCCGTTTCGCCTCGAGCCTTCTCGCCGAAATCCTGGTTTCAAGCAGCGAAACGAGATCGGCAAAGGGTAGTGCCTTCTGGTCCGATAAATGCGACAACAGCAGGTACTGAATGTAGAGTCCGTGTAACTCCTGGATGTACGAATATCGCGAACTGATACTTGAAGCATTCTGCCGAAAACCCAGGAGTATCTCCGGCAGTAGATGAATGTCATACTGGAGGGCCATTCGCCACCAGAGGTCTGCATCTTCAGCATGCGCCAAATTGCGGTATCCACCTACCGCGAGGGTTTTCTCAACATTCAGGGCCACGGTGGGATGACAGATTGACAATAAGTAGCCGGATTGTACGATTTGTCGTAGCTCCTGCGGCGATCCGCGGCTGCTTCGAAACAGCCCCATGCTGTGGCTCGATGGATAATACTCAGCCAGAGAATAAAACATACCAGCGTCGGGCTCTCGTGAAATGTGTTCCTGGATGCGCTCGATCCTTTTCGGGTAGGAGACGTCATCGGCGTCCTGACGTACGAGCCAGCCTGTTTTCGCCTCCCGAAGCAATCGGTTCAAAGTCGCTGGAAGCCCAGCATGTGCCTGTGAGAGTATGCGAAGACGATTGTCCCGTATAGCTTCCAAGTATTCAAGGCTGCCATCCGTTGCTCCATCGACGACGACAAGAATGCTGAAGTTGCTTGCTGTTTGCTGAAGGATGCTTTCCATCGCCTCTGGCAAGAACGGCATTGCATTGTAAACAGGCAGGCCGACGGTAATTGAGTGTTGCAAGGTTACTCCTCGAGGCAGTTTTGGGCATGGACCTCCATCCGTCTGTCCTGGCGGTGAGTAGGAAGAATCCAAGGCTAAGTCAAGCAATAAGTAACAGCGTACTAAGTTATTGGTCTAGTTATGGACATATATCGCTGGATATGTGTCACAAGTCAAGTCAAATGCATAATTTACAAGAAAACTTCGGTAATGTTTCCAGCCGGGGCAGAATTTGTTAGCGTTTTCTGCAAATCAGCAATCGACACGATTATGCTTAGTAACTCGCTCATCGCATTTTTGGACCAACGAGCTAGTTGGCTCCTTTAAGAAAAGTAGTATTCAGAAGTACCTGCAGTCTTTGATATCTGCCCAATGTTTACGAGTTCATCTGCCAATGTCCAGGGACGCCGATACTTTCTGACTGGTGGGACCGGTTTCATCGGCAGCCATCTTGCAGGTGCGCTTCTTGAGGATGACTGTGTCGAAAGCGTTACCTTGTACGACAATTTCTCCTCCGGGCGTGAGTGGCATTACGAAGCGCATGAGAGCGATCGTCGGCTTCATGTGCGGCGCGCCGATCTACAAGATCTAACGGCCTTGACCGAGGCGATGGCTGGGTATGACGTTGTGGTGCACTTGGCGTCGAATCCAGACATTGCTCGTGCAGTGTTCGAGCCTCAGATTGATTTCGAGCAGGGGACACGGTTGACGAACAACGTCGTCGAAGCCATGCGTCGATCAGGCGTCAGGCGGTTGCTGTATGCCTCCGGAAGCGGTGTTTACGGCGACCTTGGCACCTATGAAGTCAATGAGGATCACTGTCCATTGATTCCGATATCGACCTACGGTGCGAGCAAACTCGCTGGCGAGGCGTTGATCGCCAGCTACTGTGCGATGTTCGATCTAACCGCATGCGTGTTTCGATTCGCAAATGTGGTAGGCGCCCGGCAGACTCATGGCGTCGGACTTGATTTCGTGCGCCGGTTGATAATCAATCCGAAGAGATTGCAGATTCTTGGAGACGGGAAACAAAGCAAGTCCTATATTCATGTTTCCGATGTTGTAAGTGCTCTGCTACGTGTCGAGGCGCATTCTAAAGAACCCTTCGCTATCTTCAATGTTGCCAGCGAGGACGCGATTACGGTGACGGAGATCGCGGAGCTTGCTGCAGAATGTCTGCAGCTGAATGTGCTACCGGACTTTGAATACACCGGCGGCGACCGGGGTTGGAGGGGCGACGTGCCAGTCGTCCGACTTAATTGCAACAAAGTCAGGGGATTGGGTTGGGCATGCCGCTATACAAGCCGCGAAGCCATTCGCATCGCCTTAATGGAAATGATTGCCGACGGGCGAGTCTGTTATGCATAGCGATCTACCTCCTCTCGCAATTCTTGCCGGCGGGCTTGCCACGCGCATGCGGCCTGCGACGAATGATGTTCCGAAATCCATGCTCAAGATCAGTGGCGAGCCCTTTGTCGCCCACCAATTAAGACTGTTGGTTGGGCAAGGCATCGAGGACATCGTCATCTGCTGCGGGCATTTCGGAGATCAGATCGAGGCCTTTGCGGGTGATGGGGCAAGATTCGGATGCCACATTCGATATTCCTATGACGGCAATAGTCTACTGGGAACAGGCGGCGCACTGCGACGCGCTGTACCACTGCTGGGCGACAGCTTTTTCGTGATGTACGGTGACAGCTACCTGTTGGCAAACCCGGTGCGCGCATGGAGAGCCTTTCTTCTCTCAGGGAGGCCGGCATTGATGACAGTTGTCAGGAGCGACAGGCAATGGGATGCGAGCAATGTTGAGGCGGTAGACGGAGAGATCCTTTTCTATGACAAGCATAGCCGCACGCCAAGGATGCGCCATGTCGATTATGGCCTGAGTCTGATGCGATCCAGCGTCCT
This genomic window contains:
- a CDS encoding lipase maturation factor family protein, with protein sequence MPAQQYLQAVDRSLPGLTRFWFAPTLFWFSTSNHALIGVTVTGLIASLLVTINVWPRLTLLVCFACFLSFVSAAGDFSNYQSDGMLLEAGFISLFFAPRGFWPGLGMVSAPSRASLFLLLWEWFRIYFESGLVKLLSGDQEWRHFTAMDEYYQNGPLPTWIGWYLQHLPHWFHAFTVGATLTMELALVFLFFLPRRFRIACFFIVTPWQIVVIATANYTFLNYLVLSQGFLLLDDQCIVRILSQRFRPVLFNSEPDLPLEQTQAKDLLPLPETASDAPSEPKPAPLKKSWRKHASAVRLAMSAVFLTWVFYVTTAELIHMLWRQAPLPSAPIAALEPFRIANQYGLFAVMTRGRYEIEFQGSYDGENWTAYPFKYKPQALNEPPRVYAPYQPRFDWNLWFASLGDWRQNSIVPLTEERLLTTSTSVIQLFAGDPFHQSPPKYVRAVLWQYWFTSMAEKRATGLWWKRQLLGLYAPALTVKPDGAFDVAQWPEPLPPHE
- a CDS encoding DNA alkylation repair protein, producing MKEAGDAARALQVARYFKSGKGEYGEGDVFLGIPVPAMRRIALRHRALSLPDLQKLLNSRIHDFRAAALEILVIQYARGDEKQRRVIVDFYFKNTSRINNWDLVDASARPILGEHLKSHPRKILRKLAKSASLWERRIAMVSTMTLVWAGELDDAMEMAEMLLDDGHDLIHKAVGWVLREAGIKDRARLIQFLRTHYAKIPRTTLRYAIEHFPVAQRKKMLAGMFDFT
- a CDS encoding glycosyltransferase family 2 protein, whose amino-acid sequence is MSLRESALVSVVIPTCKRPHLVARAVESALRQSYSPIEVLVVVDGPDVETARALGGIEDARLRVIVLEENVGGSDARNLGVREACGEWVAFLDDDDQWMPEKIEKQVDAAWDVLLRHPVISSRLRAYGPDGDQVLPRRLYATGENMGEYLFCRDSFFYGDGMLQTSTLLAKRSLLCEVPFVSGLKRHQDWDWLLRVAARPDVEIVMLPEALTLMRTGGQGESVSQGTDWKTSLAWAKQVRPTMSAHAYSFFIATECASRARKCRAGPFVQGQLFWEFLWNGRFGLKQFVIFMSFCLLPENLRHKLRSLRQ
- a CDS encoding SIS domain-containing protein; its protein translation is MSVHTMLFLQATQETAVRLEPSCLDRMAELLAGVRDNGGRVFFLGTGGGAANASHAVNDFRKIAEIECYAPSDNVSELTARTNDDGWETCYANWLRVSKLNARDAVVVFSVGGGSIAHGISLNIVRSVELATQVGAKVLGVVGRDGGYTAQVADACVIIPTIVEDMVTPLVEAFQAVVWHLIVSHPRLKVNSTKWESTLVSA
- a CDS encoding D-glycero-alpha-D-manno-heptose-1,7-bisphosphate 7-phosphatase, producing MRRAVFLDRDGVLNSNIWNPATGAYESPLRPEQFELLPKVISALHLLQDDGYLLFLVSNQPNYAKGKATMRTLDAIHRRLETAMLEACISFAAYYYCLHHPLVTGDCFCRKPSPYFLLKARDLFALDLRQSWMIGDRQTDIECGLAAGARTIGIGALFPPAAEADHIAADLWQAAQIIVRDLNS
- a CDS encoding transaldolase; translation: MPEIDQLRVKLFCDGADFGSLITWSADPRIKGFTTNPTLMRKAQVVDYEAFARELLKVIPDRPVSFEVLADDPETMEEQALTISAWGPNVNVKMPVTNTWGAFTGPALRRLSRCRVALNVTALFTLAQIERVADCLDPDTPTIISVFAGRIADTGINPAPLMRDAVRMLEPLRNVELLWASPREVLNIFQAEDIGCHIITLLPEMLGKLSLIGKNLDTFSQETVRMFYRDACAAGYQIDIRKEATILAV
- a CDS encoding WecB/TagA/CpsF family glycosyltransferase; translated protein: MSLSRFFDIEVKSRKKLSRPFPAQPRCPIAGVPVNCLTMEEASQQIIDALRRRSSAAPFLVMGPNAQLITVAQKDDRLFEALHASALNVPDGISVVLASKILGGKLTSRVPGGELMEILCRDSARYGLRVFFLGGLPEAAALASRQLQRRYPALSIAGTYCPPLGFERDSMECAHIRQLITEAAPDLLFVALGAPKQEIWMHENCSTLPIGAAMSVGAAFDTQCGLRRRAPRWTHRLGLEWLYRLIHEPRRLWRRYLIGNPHFVYLVMRQRFLYGRIAGRDSTLSFTSFGQKHGSLPSSLKPACDPLTIESQT
- a CDS encoding glycosyltransferase family A protein, with amino-acid sequence MQHSITVGLPVYNAMPFLPEAMESILQQTASNFSILVVVDGATDGSLEYLEAIRDNRLRILSQAHAGLPATLNRLLREAKTGWLVRQDADDVSYPKRIERIQEHISREPDAGMFYSLAEYYPSSHSMGLFRSSRGSPQELRQIVQSGYLLSICHPTVALNVEKTLAVGGYRNLAHAEDADLWWRMALQYDIHLLPEILLGFRQNASSISSRYSYIQELHGLYIQYLLLSHLSDQKALPFADLVSLLETRISARRLEAKRQLRCLNMNLGAKHYGGAFMALVLSFLASPAYFAQRVKDELFPNTCVANGVSPEFFYRRKEVFWP
- a CDS encoding NAD-dependent epimerase/dehydratase family protein, whose product is MFTSSSANVQGRRYFLTGGTGFIGSHLAGALLEDDCVESVTLYDNFSSGREWHYEAHESDRRLHVRRADLQDLTALTEAMAGYDVVVHLASNPDIARAVFEPQIDFEQGTRLTNNVVEAMRRSGVRRLLYASGSGVYGDLGTYEVNEDHCPLIPISTYGASKLAGEALIASYCAMFDLTACVFRFANVVGARQTHGVGLDFVRRLIINPKRLQILGDGKQSKSYIHVSDVVSALLRVEAHSKEPFAIFNVASEDAITVTEIAELAAECLQLNVLPDFEYTGGDRGWRGDVPVVRLNCNKVRGLGWACRYTSREAIRIALMEMIADGRVCYA
- a CDS encoding NTP transferase domain-containing protein, whose protein sequence is MHSDLPPLAILAGGLATRMRPATNDVPKSMLKISGEPFVAHQLRLLVGQGIEDIVICCGHFGDQIEAFAGDGARFGCHIRYSYDGNSLLGTGGALRRAVPLLGDSFFVMYGDSYLLANPVRAWRAFLLSGRPALMTVVRSDRQWDASNVEAVDGEILFYDKHSRTPRMRHVDYGLSLMRSSVLAPWPDDERFDLADVMRDLATNRRLAAHEVHTRFYEIGSPEGFRATEQMLEALRKSRESELLSLAGCER